ATTGATGGGCGAGATGGCTGGCGCAGGTTCGCGCATGGCAACATTTGACACCGAGACTGCACGCAGAGACGTGGCCATGAAAGTCACGGAATCGTACGGAATGGCATGGAGCGCCCAGCGCCGACTCGAGGTACTGCGCGAGAGCGGGCTGCTGCTGCGGCGCATGCGGGAAAGCGCAGGTTCGGCGTATGCGACAGGGCGCGGATCGCCTCTCGAAGTACTGCGATTCGACTTGGAAAGCGAGCGCCTCGCAAACGACTCGGCCGCGGCGGCCGCCGAGTTCGAAGGCGCGATGGCAATGCTCGATGCCGCCTGCGGCGCGCCGCCATCGGCAGTGCGGCCCATCCTCGCGCGTCCGCCGGAAACCGTGGTGCCGGCGAGCGCAGAGGACGCGGCGGAAACCGCCATGATACAGCGGCCGGAACTTGCCGGAATGGAAATCGAACGCGGCATGTACGGGACGGAAGCAGCGATGTGGCGGCGTGAGATGTTCCCCGATTTTATGATCCGTGCGATGTACAAGGAAATGCGCTTCGGTATGCACGATTCCTGGTCCCTCATGGCCGGTATCAATCTGCCGATCGCACCCTGGGCGTCGGGCAAATACACAGGGCGCATTGAGGAAGCCGAGGCGCGGATACGCGCCACCGAGGCCGACATAGCCGACATGCGGGCCATGATCGCCGCCGAGGCGCGTGAGCGATGGGCGGCGGTTCATTCCCTTCAATCGCGGCTTGCGCGCGTGCGCACTGCCATGCTCCCCCTGGCTTCCCAGACCATCGATCTGCTCCTGCCCCGCCTGCAAAGCGGCTCGGCCGAGTACGTCGCGGTGCTCGACGCCTTTCGCATGAGCGCGATGACGCGGATGGAGGAGGCGATGCTGGAAGGCGAGCTGACCGCCGCCATCGGACGCCTCGCGCGGGCAATGGGGGTGCAGCCATGACACGAAATCGAATCATACGCACTATGGGCGTGCAGCGCCCCGGTAATAAAGGAATTCATGCAATGAACATCAAAATAGTTGTATGTATCATCGCCCTCGGCGTCATTGCCGGACTGCAGGGCTGCGGCGGCGGAGACAAACACACCTCACATGATGCGGAGGAGGCGCAGGCCGAGGTATACACCTGTCCCATGCACCCTTCGGTCGTGCAGAACGGGCCGGGCGCGTGTCCCGTCTGCAACATGGCCCTCGTGAAAAAATCAGCGCAGGCGCCCATGTCGGCCGAGGAGGAGGCGATGCTGCGGACGGTGTCGCTGTCGCCCGCGCAGCGCGTCATGGCCAATGTCGCGACAGTCCCCGCGCAGTACCGCACGATGAGCGGACGCCTCGAGGCACCCGGCGTGATCGATTTTGCGGAGCCGCTGCAGCGCACTGTCGCGGCACGATTCCGGGGCCGTATCGAGGAGTTGTATGTGGCCTCCACCGGCACACGCGTGCGGGCAGGTGATCCCCTCTTCCGGATATACAGTCCGGACCTTGTTGCGGCCCAGCAGGATTACCTCACGGCACGACGCGCGGGAAACGGCGAAGGCGGTTCGCCCCAGCTTGTACAAAGCGCGCTGCGCCGACTGCGCGTGCATTACGGACTCACCGAGGCGCAGGTCGAAGGGCTGGTGAAGGCCGGTGATGCGCCGGGCTCGATCCCCTATCTCTCGCCCGCATCCGGCACGGTCATCCGCAAACAGGTGACGGAAGGCCAGTATGTGGAGGAAGGCGCCGGGCTCTATGAGCTGGCGGATCTCTCCCGTGTATGGGTCTCCGTCGAGATTCCGGAAAAAGATATCCGCTTTGTCCGCACTGGTACTCCCGCGCGACTTGGCGCGGACGCCTGGCCTGGTGAATCCTTCGCGGGTCGTGTGACATTCATCGAACCGGTTCTAAATGCCGAAACACGGACCGTGCGTGTTCGAGTTGAAGTGTCGAATCCCA
This is a stretch of genomic DNA from Ignavibacteriota bacterium. It encodes these proteins:
- a CDS encoding efflux RND transporter periplasmic adaptor subunit, with amino-acid sequence MNIKIVVCIIALGVIAGLQGCGGGDKHTSHDAEEAQAEVYTCPMHPSVVQNGPGACPVCNMALVKKSAQAPMSAEEEAMLRTVSLSPAQRVMANVATVPAQYRTMSGRLEAPGVIDFAEPLQRTVAARFRGRIEELYVASTGTRVRAGDPLFRIYSPDLVAAQQDYLTARRAGNGEGGSPQLVQSALRRLRVHYGLTEAQVEGLVKAGDAPGSIPYLSPASGTVIRKQVTEGQYVEEGAGLYELADLSRVWVSVEIPEKDIRFVRTGTPARLGADAWPGESFAGRVTFIEPVLNAETRTVRVRVEVSNPNERLKPGMYVRAALAARGREALAVPANAVVETGTRSVVWVEVRTNQFEPRNVTTGERSDGWVEILGGLEEGEMAVATGGYLLDSESALQNPLGASTGTPQPVPQTQRETPVSTDAPRDTPPAVSKEPKPAGEKQEAGAASWGPQVRKVRVDGEYFPSSITVKKDQPVRILFDRREDAKCSDEVVIADFGIRKKLAPFSTTSVEFTPTKSGTFRIVCGMDMMEMKLVVTP
- a CDS encoding TolC family protein, which produces MERSRYFHLVLVTFLLTFAGGPLRAQETLTLEQALSRALRESPRVRALYEKSRAAHARIQQAEAWDDPVFAFEFYSTPIMSFNPFKDGLENDYSLQQMIPFPGKKALMGEMAGAGSRMATFDTETARRDVAMKVTESYGMAWSAQRRLEVLRESGLLLRRMRESAGSAYATGRGSPLEVLRFDLESERLANDSAAAAAEFEGAMAMLDAACGAPPSAVRPILARPPETVVPASAEDAAETAMIQRPELAGMEIERGMYGTEAAMWRREMFPDFMIRAMYKEMRFGMHDSWSLMAGINLPIAPWASGKYTGRIEEAEARIRATEADIADMRAMIAAEARERWAAVHSLQSRLARVRTAMLPLASQTIDLLLPRLQSGSAEYVAVLDAFRMSAMTRMEEAMLEGELTAAIGRLARAMGVQP